A stretch of Desulfobacter hydrogenophilus DNA encodes these proteins:
- a CDS encoding phosphagen kinase, producing MKANSGLPFHVSSRSKIKQYLTLKLYNDLKEIRTSSGYSIDQAIRSGIENPDSNIGIYAGDMESYDCFAPVLLPIIEDYHHLDPGWSHKPGLQEAILADLDPEQIFIRSSRIRVARNLYRFPFSGNMNTDQRLALEETVKQAFKTLPEKLSGTYTAFTDLNKKQFNTLLKKGLAFPKGDRFMDAAGINRDYPLGRGIFTSRDKVVRVWVNEEDHMRIIAQSEGGNIAYVFNRMIQMIRALDDKLDFAFDREKGFLTACPTNIGTAMRAGVHIHLEKLEQNPSFLKAITREHHLQLRGTGGEKTAVEEAVFDISNARRLGISANTILKDLYRGVQAMIEAENRVE from the coding sequence ATGAAAGCTAACTCGGGACTACCTTTTCACGTCTCCTCCCGTTCCAAAATAAAACAATACCTGACCCTTAAACTTTATAACGACCTTAAAGAGATCCGCACCTCGTCGGGATACAGTATTGATCAGGCCATCAGGTCCGGCATTGAAAACCCCGATTCCAACATTGGCATCTATGCCGGGGATATGGAAAGCTACGACTGCTTTGCACCGGTGCTGCTACCCATCATTGAGGACTACCACCACCTTGATCCGGGTTGGTCTCATAAGCCCGGCCTGCAGGAAGCGATTTTGGCGGACCTAGACCCGGAACAGATATTCATACGTTCATCCCGGATACGGGTGGCAAGAAACCTATATCGGTTTCCTTTTTCAGGAAACATGAACACAGATCAGCGACTGGCCCTGGAAGAGACGGTAAAACAGGCATTTAAAACCCTGCCCGAAAAACTATCCGGCACTTATACCGCTTTTACGGATTTGAATAAAAAACAGTTCAATACCCTGCTAAAAAAAGGGCTGGCCTTTCCTAAAGGCGACCGGTTCATGGATGCTGCAGGCATAAACCGGGATTATCCCCTTGGACGCGGCATATTCACAAGCCGGGACAAAGTGGTCCGGGTATGGGTCAATGAGGAAGATCATATGCGCATCATAGCCCAATCTGAGGGCGGAAATATTGCTTATGTTTTCAACCGGATGATACAGATGATCAGGGCCTTGGACGACAAACTTGATTTTGCCTTTGACCGGGAAAAAGGATTCCTCACAGCCTGCCCTACCAATATCGGGACAGCCATGCGGGCAGGTGTGCACATCCATCTTGAAAAATTGGAACAAAACCCATCTTTTCTTAAAGCCATAACCAGGGAGCACCACCTGCAGCTGCGGGGCACGGGCGGGGAAAAAACCGCTGTTGAAGAAGCCGTCTTTGACATCTCCAATGCCCGCAGGTTAGGTATCAGCGCCAATACCATTTTAAAGGATCTTTACAGGGGGGTGCAGGCCATGATTGAGGCAGAAAATAGAGTCGAGTGA
- a CDS encoding homocysteine S-methyltransferase family protein — MASGKVTIMDGGIGRELERQGAPFRQPEWSALAIMEAPSVVKAVHKSFIESGASVITTNSYALVPFHIGEEKFKKQSRTLATIAGKTARAAVNETRTETRTRICVAGSIPPLFGSYRADLYRPERVVEIATPLVEGLSPYIDLWLCETQSLIDEPLRIKSLTDQLDMSSKPFWISFTLDDLHLNREPVLRSGESVADAVKAMVNAKVDAILFNCCQPEVISQAIKVTQSQLARLGVGNIEIGAYANAFPPQPEDAKANKKLNDMRTDLTPSSYLNWAQKWVQEGATLIGGCCGIGPEHISVLSKKLVYA, encoded by the coding sequence ATGGCATCGGGGAAAGTGACGATTATGGACGGTGGCATTGGCAGGGAGCTGGAACGGCAGGGCGCACCGTTCAGGCAGCCGGAGTGGTCAGCACTGGCCATTATGGAGGCCCCTTCGGTTGTCAAGGCGGTCCATAAATCATTTATTGAAAGCGGCGCATCTGTTATAACAACCAACAGCTATGCCCTGGTCCCTTTTCATATTGGCGAAGAAAAATTTAAAAAACAGAGCAGGACGCTGGCAACTATCGCCGGAAAAACGGCTCGGGCAGCCGTCAATGAAACCCGAACCGAAACCCGGACCCGCATATGTGTTGCAGGTTCCATCCCTCCATTGTTTGGCTCCTACCGTGCCGATCTGTACCGGCCGGAGCGGGTGGTTGAAATTGCAACCCCTTTAGTAGAGGGGCTTTCTCCGTATATAGATTTATGGCTATGTGAAACCCAGAGTCTGATTGATGAACCGCTCAGGATCAAGTCCTTGACGGATCAACTGGACATGTCAAGCAAGCCGTTCTGGATCTCTTTCACCCTGGACGATTTACATTTAAATCGTGAACCAGTATTACGGTCCGGCGAATCTGTGGCTGATGCGGTCAAAGCGATGGTCAATGCCAAGGTGGATGCTATCTTATTTAACTGCTGCCAACCCGAGGTGATCAGTCAGGCCATCAAGGTAACCCAAAGTCAATTGGCACGCTTAGGCGTTGGGAATATTGAAATTGGCGCCTATGCCAATGCTTTTCCGCCGCAACCTGAAGATGCAAAGGCAAACAAAAAACTCAACGATATGCGTACTGATTTAACCCCCTCATCATATCTGAACTGGGCTCAAAAATGGGTTCAGGAAGGCGCAACACTGATCGGTGGATGCTGTGGGATCGGCCCCGAGCATATTTCGGTCTTATCCAAAAAGCTGGTTTACGCGTAA